One window from the genome of Nicotiana sylvestris chromosome 9, ASM39365v2, whole genome shotgun sequence encodes:
- the LOC138878538 gene encoding uncharacterized protein: protein MSKISIMLQLNGNWDSYGRFREFQVNGIVVDEDASYSLLISTIAQQLMIDTFEKIIEIKYIVNEHCPPMEIRNDMGVCVYMETKKENKNLGSYPLCIIVRDFNMELSITNENTAAGSSGTLKLLDMPTSPVIEEYESIIITDSTPSFIEVGQVYQDKQTITTAVKHYSIMHKFQFRIKRSSARSYWLICVGENCTWHFKATSINDSVMFKVRNFNSHHTCSLMDNTFIQRKPTAMVVDSMVIPKHSDPKTIYTPKDIQFDMLSEHGMNLTYMQAWREKEKALQFLRGHPVDSYYKLPSYLYTLEKTYPGSIVKLKKTDDDCFLYVFVVMCTSISGWEYCRPVVVVDETSLKSTYMGIMLTASTMDATGTKLPLAYAVVDSENNAS, encoded by the exons atgtccaaaatctcaattatgctacaattgaatgggaattgggatagctATGGGAGATTTAGAGAATTTCAGGTCAATGGTATTGTAGTCGATGAGGATGCGAGTTATAGTCTATTGATTTCTACAATAGCACAACAATTAATGATCGATACATttgaaaaaattatagaaatcaaatacattgtcaACGAGCATTGTCCTCCAATGGAAATTAGGAACGATATGGGTGTTTGTGTATACATGGAgacgaaaaaggaaaacaaaaacttaGGATCATATCCGCTATGTATAATTGTTCgcgatttcaatatggaattgagtATCACCAATGAGAACACAGCTGCAG GTTCGTCTGGAACATTAAAGctacttgatatgccaacatctcccgttatagaggaatatgaaagtataataataacaGATAGTACACCAAGTTTTATTGAAGTAGGACAAGTATACCAAGACAAGCAAACAATTACAACTGCAGTAAAGCACTATTCTATCATGCACAAGTTCCAATTCAGGATTAAAAGATCTAGTGCTAGAAG ctACTGGCTGATATGTGTTGGTGAAAACTGTACATGGCACTTCAAGGCAACTAGCATAAATGATTCTGTAATGTTCAAGGTCAGAAATTTCAACAGCCATCACACATGCTCTTTAATGGACAATACATTCATACAACGCAAACCTACTGCCATGGTAGTTGATAGCATGGTTATTCCAAAACATTCTGATCCTAAGACAATTTACACACCAAAAGACATACAATTTGACATGTTGTCTGAACACGGCATGAATCTAACCTACATGCAAGCTtggagagaaaaggaaaaggctttacagtttttgagaggtCATCCTGTTGACTCCTACTACAAATTGCCTAGTTATTTGTATACTCTGGAGAAGACTTATCCGGGATCTATAGTTAAATTGAAGAAGACGGACGATGACTGTTtcttgtatgtatttgttgtgatGTGTACGTCAATCAGTGGTTGGGAATATTGTAGGCCAGTTGTAGTAGTTGATGAGACCTCCTTAAAGTCAACATACATGGGAATAATGCTAACAGCTAGTACAATGGATGCAACAG GTACCAAATTACCATTGGCATATGCTGTTGTTGATTCAGAAAATAACGCATCATGA
- the LOC138878539 gene encoding uncharacterized protein — MSMIEEIDPRFKAYLYDIGYHRWSQVHAMVNRTWTMISNIAESSNAVTKYARELPIVELLEYMRTLLERWMKETLLKAKGTFTYLGFKFNKELDDNRTLSHKLRVRTSTDYIHTVLDGVSHYIICHENKRCSCGQFQLDELPCPHALAALRHKDESLNNIFLLITQGRTSCVLMKYQ, encoded by the exons atgtcaATGATTGAAGAGATTGACCCCCGTTTTAAAGCATACTTATACgatattggctatcatagatggtCTCAAGTACATGCTATGGTGAACAGAACTTGGACAATGATATCAAACATTGCAGAGTCGTCGAATGCTGTAACAAAATATGCAAGAGAACTGCCGATAGTAGAACTATTAGAGTATATGAGGACCCTTCTTGAACGTTGGATGAAGGAAACGTTATTGAAAGCAAAGGGTACATTCACATACCTTGGGTTCAAATTCAACAAAGAGTTGGATGACAACAGAACATTGTCGCATAAGCTTAGA GTAAGGACTTCAACAGACTACATCCATACAGTACTAGATGGTGTGAGTCACTATATTATTTGTCATGAAAACAAGAGATGTAGTTGTGGGCAATTCCAGCTTGATGAACTTCCTTGCCCACATGCTTTGGCTGCTTTAAGACACAAGGATGAGTCTTTGAACAATATTTTTCTCCTTATTACACAAGGGAGAACCTCTTGCGTACTAATGAAATACCAGTAA